The Apibacter raozihei genome contains a region encoding:
- a CDS encoding DUF1684 domain-containing protein, producing the protein MKTFGYLFFSILILNSCSVNKSRPALSAAQYQAELKEHYDGPNTPLKKEDIADFKGLNFFPIDSNFIVQADFIRLNSSDIYSFKTSKNLYKKYLKYGRLTFELNGKTNHLYLYQPFPVTKHHKDYLFLPFRDLTTGISSYGAGRYLDFSKKSIVKNKIIIDFNKSYNPYCAYSRYYSCPMAPSENTLTIAIEAGIKYDYSVQIE; encoded by the coding sequence CGTTTGGCTACCTCTTTTTCAGCATTTTAATTCTTAATTCATGTTCCGTTAATAAAAGCAGGCCTGCACTATCAGCTGCTCAATATCAGGCAGAACTCAAAGAACATTATGACGGTCCTAATACACCATTGAAGAAAGAAGATATTGCAGATTTTAAAGGTCTTAACTTCTTCCCTATTGATAGTAACTTTATTGTTCAGGCAGATTTTATCAGGCTAAACTCTTCCGATATTTATAGCTTTAAAACATCTAAAAATTTGTATAAAAAGTATTTAAAATATGGTAGGTTAACTTTTGAACTAAATGGGAAAACAAATCATTTATACCTTTATCAACCTTTTCCGGTTACCAAGCATCATAAAGATTATTTGTTTTTACCCTTCCGAGATTTAACTACAGGTATATCTTCTTATGGAGCCGGAAGATATTTAGATTTCTCAAAAAAATCAATTGTTAAAAATAAGATTATCATAGATTTTAATAAGTCATATAATCCTTACTGTGCATATAGCAGATATTACAGCTGCCCGATGGCTCCTTCAGAAAACACTCTTACAATCGCTATTGAAGCAGGTATTAAATATGATTATTCCGTTCAAATTGAATAA
- a CDS encoding DUF4254 domain-containing protein, with product MKFTEKAWNIFNQSIQDYHTTDNVNQPINNPYPAGQIEHLLYLKNWIDTVQWHLEDLIRDENIDPVEALRLKRWVDKSNQERTDRVENLDSWFLDKYKQVNIMPEAKINTESPAWAMDRFSILALKIYHMKSEVERKDASAQHKEKCQEKLNILQQQYIDLSTAIEELLDDYERGAKYMKVYKQMKMYNDEELNPVLYNSKK from the coding sequence ATGAAATTTACAGAAAAAGCTTGGAATATTTTCAATCAAAGTATTCAGGATTATCACACTACAGACAATGTTAACCAACCAATTAACAATCCCTATCCTGCCGGTCAGATTGAACATTTATTGTATTTGAAAAACTGGATAGACACTGTTCAGTGGCACCTCGAAGATTTAATCAGAGATGAAAATATAGATCCGGTAGAAGCATTGAGACTAAAGAGATGGGTGGACAAATCTAATCAGGAACGAACAGATAGGGTTGAAAATCTGGATAGTTGGTTTTTAGATAAATACAAACAGGTAAATATTATGCCTGAAGCCAAAATAAATACGGAAAGCCCCGCTTGGGCTATGGATCGCTTTTCCATTCTGGCTTTAAAAATATATCATATGAAATCGGAAGTAGAGCGAAAAGATGCATCTGCTCAGCATAAAGAGAAATGTCAGGAAAAGTTAAACATACTACAACAGCAATATATAGATTTATCTACAGCTATCGAAGAATTATTGGATGACTATGAAAGAGGAGCAAAATATATGAAAGTATATAAGCAGATGAAAATGTATAATGATGAAGAATTAAATCCGGTACTTTATAACAGTAAAAAGTAA
- the tatA gene encoding twin-arginine translocase TatA/TatE family subunit — protein sequence MRLFEHPMSIVIILVVVLLLFGGKKIPELMKGLGSGLKEFKDATKSDDDKKKDSASSEKKEE from the coding sequence ATGAGATTATTTGAACATCCTATGTCAATTGTAATAATACTGGTTGTAGTATTATTATTATTTGGTGGTAAGAAAATTCCTGAATTAATGAAGGGGCTGGGATCAGGACTGAAGGAATTCAAAGATGCTACGAAATCAGATGATGATAAAAAGAAAGATTCTGCTTCATCTGAAAAAAAGGAAGAATAA
- a CDS encoding M23 family metallopeptidase produces the protein MNQRKLLYTFFLALFSLLVYSQQPYNKEALQKQSAQLRQEIADLNKALAASKNESKTSLIYIANLNKKLSARTQLITNTKKESRVLDDEIYLNQLEINKLKRELKVLRENYADVLIRSYKNKSIQNKILFILSSENISQAFRRIKYLQKYSEFQDRKVAEINEKQQQILHTIELREKAKKDKLNVLAQQQTQVKQLSVEKKEKEEVVAQYIQQQGDIVAKIKQKQTQRQNLERQVQSIIAEELRIIKAREAEERRKAQEAELARKKTIEEERARKAKEAELAAKKLAEEKAAAAKKAAEEALAAKLLAEKEANDRAAAKKAEDARRAAEKAAAERAAAEKLAIQKTEKAKDAEQKAEEKRASLGINKSQVTSTEALSKSFEANKKSLPWPVKGTIVSQFGTTPHPVIPNIQVEHRGVEIAAAPGSLANSVFSGVVSKVLVIPGGGKAVLVSHGEYFTLYANLSTVIVSVGDKVGIGQALGKIYSDDTNTTLLDFQIWKGQTPQNPANWISGM, from the coding sequence ATGAATCAAAGAAAACTTCTATACACATTTTTTCTGGCTTTATTTAGCCTGCTAGTATATAGTCAGCAGCCCTATAACAAAGAAGCATTACAAAAACAAAGTGCACAGTTAAGACAAGAAATAGCAGATTTAAATAAGGCGTTGGCAGCTAGTAAAAACGAATCCAAGACCTCGCTTATTTACATTGCTAATCTGAATAAAAAATTAAGTGCGAGAACTCAGCTTATAACGAATACAAAAAAGGAATCCAGAGTTTTGGACGATGAGATTTATTTAAATCAACTGGAAATAAATAAATTAAAAAGAGAGCTGAAAGTATTAAGGGAAAATTATGCGGATGTTTTAATTAGGTCTTATAAAAATAAATCCATACAAAATAAAATTTTATTTATTCTTTCTTCAGAAAATATTTCTCAAGCGTTCCGACGTATCAAATATTTGCAAAAATATTCAGAATTTCAAGACCGTAAAGTAGCTGAAATAAATGAAAAACAGCAACAAATTTTACATACTATAGAACTCAGGGAGAAAGCTAAGAAAGACAAATTAAACGTTCTGGCTCAGCAACAAACTCAGGTAAAGCAATTAAGTGTAGAGAAAAAAGAAAAAGAAGAAGTTGTTGCTCAATATATCCAACAACAAGGCGATATTGTAGCTAAAATCAAACAAAAGCAAACTCAAAGGCAAAATCTGGAAAGACAGGTGCAATCAATTATTGCAGAAGAGTTAAGAATAATAAAAGCAAGAGAGGCTGAAGAAAGGAGAAAAGCTCAGGAAGCTGAACTAGCCAGAAAAAAGACTATTGAAGAGGAAAGAGCCAGAAAAGCTAAAGAAGCAGAGTTGGCAGCCAAAAAACTCGCGGAAGAAAAAGCGGCTGCAGCCAAAAAAGCAGCAGAGGAGGCACTAGCAGCCAAGCTACTTGCTGAAAAAGAAGCTAACGACAGAGCGGCAGCCAAAAAAGCGGAAGATGCAAGAAGGGCAGCAGAAAAAGCTGCAGCAGAAAGAGCCGCAGCAGAAAAGTTAGCGATTCAGAAAACTGAAAAAGCTAAAGATGCAGAGCAAAAAGCAGAAGAAAAAAGAGCTTCTTTAGGTATTAATAAATCTCAGGTTACTTCCACAGAAGCTTTATCGAAGTCTTTTGAAGCTAATAAAAAATCTTTACCCTGGCCGGTTAAAGGAACGATTGTTTCACAATTCGGAACTACTCCGCATCCGGTTATACCTAACATACAGGTAGAACACAGGGGTGTGGAAATCGCAGCGGCACCAGGTAGCTTAGCTAATTCTGTATTTTCTGGAGTGGTAAGCAAAGTCTTGGTTATTCCTGGAGGAGGAAAAGCAGTATTGGTGAGTCATGGTGAATATTTTACACTTTATGCTAATTTATCAACAGTGATAGTTTCTGTAGGAGATAAAGTGGGTATAGGGCAAGCCTTAGGTAAAATATATTCTGATGATACCAATACCACTTTATTAGATTTTCAGATTTGGAAAGGGCAAACCCCACAAAATCCGGCTAACTGGATTTCCGGAATGTAA
- a CDS encoding DUF4292 domain-containing protein → MNKIIYILLAISLVSCRTTHGVTVKNKDIKYENADEEKLFTAIHKTNTFSSLKIKATADIEAGSNYPSVALTLYLDQGKQIWANASLLLPLARASIMPSGFKMYEKIGKTYIDSDFDYVNNLLKVDFIDYQSMENLLVGKLFFPVAPQDYTLKIQDNKYVLTSDRTIPIGSGKNTRNFASIIAFDSNFNLLQVVLEDKLNNTYLQVDYDNYVDFENKILPKNIKIFIKEKKEAKISLDYNKFETVKMQTPFDIPKGYTQRKIN, encoded by the coding sequence ATGAACAAGATAATATATATACTGCTCGCAATTAGCCTGGTTTCCTGTCGTACGACCCATGGTGTTACTGTAAAAAATAAAGATATCAAGTATGAAAATGCTGACGAAGAAAAACTTTTTACAGCCATTCATAAAACTAATACATTTTCAAGTCTTAAAATAAAAGCAACGGCAGATATTGAAGCAGGGTCTAATTACCCGTCTGTGGCTCTAACTTTATATTTAGATCAAGGGAAGCAGATTTGGGCAAACGCTTCTTTACTTTTACCTCTGGCAAGGGCAAGTATTATGCCTTCTGGTTTTAAAATGTACGAAAAAATTGGTAAGACTTATATTGACTCCGATTTTGATTATGTTAATAACTTGTTAAAAGTAGACTTTATTGATTATCAAAGTATGGAAAATCTTCTGGTAGGAAAACTTTTTTTTCCCGTAGCACCACAGGATTACACTTTGAAAATTCAGGATAACAAATACGTTCTCACTTCAGACAGAACAATTCCCATTGGTTCAGGAAAGAATACGAGAAACTTTGCAAGTATTATTGCATTTGATTCAAACTTTAATCTGCTACAGGTAGTGTTGGAAGATAAATTAAATAATACCTATTTACAGGTAGATTATGATAATTATGTAGATTTTGAAAATAAAATTTTGCCAAAAAATATTAAAATTTTCATAAAAGAAAAGAAAGAAGCAAAAATATCGTTAGATTATAATAAATTTGAAACTGTTAAGATGCAAACTCCTTTTGATATTCCAAAAGGATACACTCAGAGAAAAATTAACTAA
- a CDS encoding sugar phosphate nucleotidyltransferase has protein sequence MKIIVPMAGKGSRLRPHTLTVPKPLIPIAGKPIVQRLVEDIAKVVDEEIDEIAFIIGDFGAEIEQKLISVAEKLGAKGSIYYQLEPQGTAHAIHCAKESMSGPVIVAFADTLFRADFQLDRHSDGVIWVKRVDNPSAFGVVKLDAYGIIQDIVEKPEEYVSDLAIIGIYYFKDALRLMTEIDYLIDNDIKVGNEYQLTDALDNLRVKGAKFTLGKVDDWMDCGNKEATVETNSKILAYEKEEVAVFPPSAEIENSLIIPPCFIGENVKIVNSKIGPYVSLGNGTKIDSSNIENSLIQEDTLIAHGNLNNSMIGNSAKYFGVASSLSLGDYSVLETK, from the coding sequence ATGAAAATAATAGTACCCATGGCAGGTAAAGGATCTCGATTACGTCCGCATACGTTAACAGTTCCTAAGCCATTAATCCCGATAGCAGGAAAGCCAATTGTGCAAAGATTGGTTGAAGATATAGCTAAAGTTGTAGATGAAGAGATAGATGAAATAGCTTTTATCATCGGCGATTTTGGTGCTGAAATAGAACAAAAGCTAATCAGTGTTGCTGAAAAACTGGGGGCCAAAGGATCTATTTATTACCAGCTGGAACCACAAGGAACAGCTCACGCAATCCATTGTGCAAAAGAAAGTATGTCAGGACCGGTTATCGTAGCATTTGCCGATACTTTATTTCGTGCCGACTTTCAGTTAGACAGACATTCTGATGGAGTTATATGGGTTAAAAGAGTGGATAACCCTAGTGCGTTTGGAGTTGTGAAGCTCGATGCTTACGGAATTATTCAGGACATAGTCGAAAAACCGGAAGAATATGTTTCAGATCTGGCTATAATAGGAATTTACTATTTTAAAGATGCTTTACGGTTAATGACGGAAATTGATTATTTAATTGATAACGATATTAAAGTAGGAAATGAATATCAGCTTACAGATGCATTGGATAATCTCAGAGTAAAAGGAGCTAAATTTACTTTAGGTAAGGTGGATGACTGGATGGACTGTGGAAATAAAGAGGCTACTGTTGAAACCAATTCCAAAATATTGGCCTATGAAAAAGAAGAAGTAGCAGTGTTTCCTCCGAGCGCAGAAATTGAAAATAGCTTAATCATACCACCATGTTTTATTGGGGAAAACGTTAAAATTGTTAATTCTAAGATTGGACCTTATGTTTCTCTGGGAAATGGTACTAAAATTGATAGTAGCAACATAGAGAATTCTTTAATACAGGAAGATACTTTAATAGCTCATGGGAATTTGAATAACTCCATGATTGGTAATTCCGCTAAATATTTTGGCGTTGCCAGTTCTTTGAGCTTAGGAGATTACAGCGTATTGGAGACGAAATAA
- the dut gene encoding dUTP diphosphatase gives MKIKIINKSKHELPEYKTAFSAGMDLRANLDSSLVLKSLERKIIPTGLYMEIPKGYEGQIRPRSGLASKFGIGCPNSPGTIDADYRGELGVILVNLSKEDFTINDGDRVAQLVIAKHETVEWEQVDELNDTERGDSGYGSSGIK, from the coding sequence ATGAAGATTAAAATTATAAATAAATCAAAGCATGAACTTCCGGAATACAAAACTGCATTTTCTGCCGGAATGGATTTGAGAGCCAATCTGGATAGTTCCCTAGTTTTAAAATCCTTGGAAAGAAAAATTATACCAACCGGATTATACATGGAAATTCCTAAAGGATATGAAGGGCAGATTCGACCGAGAAGTGGATTAGCATCTAAATTCGGAATAGGATGTCCTAATTCTCCAGGAACCATAGATGCCGATTATAGAGGAGAATTGGGAGTTATATTAGTAAATTTATCTAAAGAAGATTTTACGATTAATGATGGAGATAGAGTTGCACAGTTGGTTATAGCCAAACATGAAACAGTAGAATGGGAACAGGTTGATGAATTGAATGATACTGAAAGGGGAGATAGCGGTTACGGAAGTTCAGGAATAAAATAA
- a CDS encoding helicase HerA-like domain-containing protein — protein MKEQFISDLTSRYTFKGQKIVLGKAMLEGEVVSEVEVGVPLKMINRHGLIAGATGTGKTKSLQILAEQLSLQGVPSLLMDIKGDLSGLAKPGNATNAKIIERYQKLGFSYTAQGFPVELLSISQEKGVRLRATVTEFGPVLLSKILSLNDTQSSIMSIIFKYCDDKKLPLIDLDDLRKVLQFVTDDPQGKAELSQNYGSIASSSLGAILRSIVTLEQQGASRFFGEPSFDPQHLLRTKDGLGVISIIRLTDIQNNPQFFSTFMLSLLSEIYQTFPEIGDQDKPKLAIFIDEAHLIFKEATKVLLNQIETMVKLIRSKGVGIYFCTQVPGDVPDGVLSQLGLKIQHALRGFTAKDKKEIDKAVENYPSSKYYKANELIQQLGIGEAFITSLDEKGIPTPLADTFMISPSSRMDILTTEEIDEIVTNSDLVKEYAQDIHKESAYEILSKKMEVVAESTNPSETSSSTTLPKTTSTPRKKEEPSLFEKIMNSPFVRDMGRTIVREGSKVFFGALGVNNKRKYKK, from the coding sequence ATGAAAGAGCAATTTATTAGTGATCTTACATCCAGATATACATTTAAAGGACAAAAGATAGTTTTAGGTAAAGCTATGTTGGAGGGTGAAGTCGTTTCGGAAGTTGAAGTTGGCGTGCCTTTGAAAATGATTAACCGTCATGGTCTCATTGCTGGTGCAACAGGAACCGGTAAGACCAAATCTCTGCAAATACTGGCTGAGCAATTATCCCTACAGGGAGTTCCCTCATTATTGATGGATATAAAAGGTGATTTGAGTGGATTGGCAAAACCGGGAAATGCAACTAATGCTAAAATAATTGAAAGGTACCAAAAATTAGGTTTTAGCTATACAGCCCAAGGCTTCCCTGTTGAACTACTTAGCATTTCCCAGGAAAAAGGAGTTCGCTTGAGAGCTACCGTTACTGAATTCGGTCCTGTATTACTTAGTAAAATTTTAAGTCTTAATGATACTCAGAGCAGTATCATGTCTATTATATTTAAGTATTGCGATGATAAAAAACTTCCATTAATCGATTTAGATGATTTGCGTAAGGTTTTGCAATTTGTAACGGACGATCCTCAAGGTAAAGCAGAGCTATCCCAGAATTATGGTTCTATAGCTTCCAGTTCTTTAGGCGCCATATTAAGAAGTATAGTCACGCTTGAACAACAAGGAGCCTCCCGCTTCTTTGGCGAGCCCAGTTTCGATCCTCAGCATCTCCTGCGAACAAAAGACGGACTGGGTGTTATCAGTATTATCCGATTAACGGATATACAGAACAATCCTCAGTTTTTTTCCACTTTCATGCTGAGCTTACTTTCAGAAATTTATCAAACTTTTCCGGAAATCGGAGATCAGGATAAACCAAAACTGGCAATATTTATAGACGAAGCGCACTTAATTTTTAAAGAAGCAACTAAAGTTCTTCTTAATCAAATTGAAACTATGGTAAAGCTTATACGCTCTAAGGGGGTCGGAATTTATTTTTGTACTCAAGTTCCGGGAGATGTACCCGATGGTGTATTGAGCCAGTTAGGATTAAAAATTCAACATGCTCTACGAGGTTTTACAGCAAAAGATAAAAAAGAAATTGACAAAGCGGTAGAAAATTACCCTTCTTCTAAATATTATAAAGCCAACGAATTAATTCAACAACTAGGAATTGGTGAAGCATTCATAACTTCTCTGGATGAAAAAGGAATACCTACTCCACTGGCGGATACATTTATGATCTCTCCCAGCTCTCGAATGGATATATTAACTACAGAAGAAATTGACGAAATTGTCACTAATTCTGATTTGGTTAAAGAATATGCACAGGATATTCATAAAGAAAGTGCTTACGAAATTTTAAGCAAAAAAATGGAGGTAGTAGCTGAAAGCACTAATCCTTCAGAAACATCTAGTTCAACTACTCTCCCCAAAACAACATCAACACCCCGTAAAAAAGAGGAACCTTCGCTATTCGAGAAAATAATGAATTCTCCATTTGTAAGAGATATGGGCAGAACCATTGTACGAGAGGGATCTAAAGTTTTTTTTGGTGCATTAGGGGTTAATAATAAAAGGAAATATAAAAAATAA
- a CDS encoding exonuclease domain-containing protein, whose product MDYAILDVETTGGKFNEEGIIEIAVYRFDGEKITDTFISLVNPEKEIHFYVQKLTGITNKMVRTAPKFYELAKRLVEITDETIIVAHNVAFDYRVIRTEFSRLGFNFQRPTLDTISLSRTLIPDMSSYSLGNLCTAVGIPLSDRHRAHGDARATVKLFQLLLAKDLQKNIIQSSIKQIRHQSLNKKILYLLEELPLETGVFYLQDENGKIIYIDQSTNIANKARQILTGKNKKSIELQIKTESITYELTGDEIIAKIKAQNEIKVNVPEFKPKRETNSSIYGLYFEFNQWVINPLNSKNKKYAWLSFSSAEKGISFINKTIEKLKGKEEDSDLINQHILDYFSLDEPNIILYGKGRALGENSFIYLENGVVKGYGFYNLHSQIKNLSRVKKIMTSALSSRDILMKIRNKLFITEGFKKILLAE is encoded by the coding sequence ATGGACTATGCTATTTTAGATGTAGAAACTACAGGAGGTAAATTCAATGAAGAAGGCATAATTGAAATTGCGGTTTACAGGTTTGACGGAGAAAAAATAACCGATACTTTTATTTCACTGGTAAACCCTGAAAAAGAAATTCATTTTTATGTGCAAAAACTTACGGGTATAACCAACAAAATGGTTCGTACCGCTCCTAAATTTTATGAGTTGGCTAAACGATTGGTTGAAATTACTGATGAGACTATTATAGTGGCTCATAATGTAGCTTTTGACTATCGGGTTATACGAACTGAGTTTTCACGATTAGGCTTTAATTTTCAACGTCCTACTCTGGATACCATTTCGTTAAGCAGGACATTAATCCCGGATATGAGCTCATATTCTTTGGGTAATTTATGTACTGCAGTGGGAATTCCTTTAAGCGACAGACACCGAGCTCATGGAGATGCCCGTGCTACGGTGAAATTATTTCAGCTCTTACTGGCTAAAGATTTGCAGAAAAATATTATTCAATCTTCTATTAAACAAATACGCCATCAATCTTTAAATAAAAAAATATTATATCTTTTAGAAGAACTTCCACTGGAAACAGGCGTTTTTTATTTACAAGATGAAAACGGAAAAATTATTTATATTGATCAAAGTACTAACATTGCTAACAAGGCCAGACAGATTCTGACCGGAAAAAATAAAAAGTCTATCGAGCTTCAAATAAAAACGGAATCAATTACTTATGAGCTCACAGGTGATGAAATAATTGCAAAGATTAAAGCCCAAAATGAGATTAAAGTTAACGTTCCTGAATTTAAACCTAAAAGAGAAACAAATTCATCTATTTACGGCTTATATTTTGAATTTAATCAATGGGTAATTAACCCTCTTAATAGTAAAAACAAAAAATACGCCTGGCTTTCTTTCAGTTCTGCTGAGAAGGGTATCTCGTTTATTAATAAAACTATTGAAAAATTAAAAGGGAAAGAAGAGGATTCAGACCTTATTAATCAGCATATATTGGACTATTTTTCTTTAGATGAGCCTAATATAATATTATATGGAAAAGGCAGAGCTCTCGGTGAAAATTCTTTTATTTATCTGGAAAACGGAGTGGTAAAAGGATACGGTTTTTACAATCTCCATTCGCAGATTAAAAATTTAAGCCGTGTTAAAAAAATAATGACTTCTGCTCTTTCTTCCCGAGATATTCTAATGAAAATAAGAAACAAACTTTTTATTACGGAAGGTTTTAAAAAGATACTTTTGGCTGAATAG
- a CDS encoding class I fructose-bisphosphate aldolase, producing MAETKIAQLLGEQADFYLKHECKTVDKKLLHSPSPSIIDDVWSLTDRNIPTLRSLQTILGHGRLADTGYVSILPVDQGIEHTGGASFAPNPLYFDPENIIKLAIEGGCNAVASTYGVLASVARKYAHKIPFIVKINHNELLTYPNTPQQILFGTIKEAWDMGAVAVGATIYFGSEDSRREIVEIAEAFEYAHELGMATILWCYLRNDNFQKDGVDYHSAADLTGQANHIGVTLKADIVKQKLPVNNGGFTAIKFGKTDPKMYTELTTEHPIDLCRYQVINGYMGRVGLINSGGESNGKSDLKDAVVTAIVNKRAGGMGLISGRKAFQKPMKDGVELLQTIQDVYLDKSITLA from the coding sequence ATGGCAGAAACAAAAATTGCTCAATTACTGGGCGAACAAGCTGATTTTTATTTAAAACATGAATGTAAAACGGTAGATAAAAAACTCTTACATTCTCCCTCTCCTTCGATCATTGATGATGTATGGTCTTTAACGGATCGAAATATTCCTACCCTTAGAAGTTTACAAACTATATTGGGACATGGAAGACTGGCTGATACCGGATATGTTTCCATTCTACCAGTTGATCAGGGAATTGAACATACCGGCGGTGCATCGTTTGCCCCTAATCCTCTTTACTTTGATCCGGAAAATATTATTAAGCTGGCTATTGAAGGGGGATGTAATGCTGTGGCATCTACTTATGGGGTTTTGGCCTCAGTAGCAAGAAAATATGCCCATAAAATTCCTTTTATTGTGAAAATAAACCATAATGAGTTATTGACATATCCTAACACCCCTCAACAAATTTTATTTGGTACAATAAAAGAAGCCTGGGATATGGGAGCGGTAGCGGTAGGTGCTACGATATATTTCGGATCTGAAGATAGCCGTAGAGAAATTGTAGAAATTGCAGAAGCATTTGAGTATGCTCATGAGCTGGGAATGGCTACTATTTTGTGGTGTTACCTGAGAAATGATAATTTTCAAAAAGATGGTGTAGACTACCATTCAGCGGCAGATCTTACCGGACAGGCAAATCACATCGGGGTAACATTAAAAGCAGATATTGTTAAGCAAAAGCTTCCTGTTAATAACGGGGGATTTACTGCGATTAAGTTTGGTAAAACTGATCCTAAAATGTATACTGAACTCACTACCGAACATCCTATTGATTTATGCAGGTATCAGGTAATTAATGGTTATATGGGAAGAGTGGGTCTTATAAATTCGGGAGGAGAATCTAACGGAAAATCTGATCTTAAAGATGCAGTTGTCACAGCGATTGTAAATAAACGCGCAGGTGGTATGGGACTTATTAGTGGTAGAAAAGCATTCCAAAAACCTATGAAAGATGGTGTAGAATTATTACAAACCATTCAGGATGTATATCTGGATAAATCTATTACTTTAGCGTAA